The region CTGAGCATGTACATCCTCTGGCCGCTCACGGGCGGGCTGCTGCTGCTGATGTCCGGGCTGCTCAGCCGCCGCCGCGGCGTGTAACGGCCGGCCCGTAACGGGGCATCCGGCGCCTCCCGTCACGGCACGGCAACGCAGGGCCGTGCGCTTAGGATTGGCCCATGACACCCCCTGAGCCAACCGGAGCCGGCTCCCAGTCGCAGACCCTCTCCCGCGGCATCCGCGCCCTGGAACTCCTCGCGGACGCGGAGGGCGCCCTGAGCATTGCCGAACTCTCCGAACGACTTGGGGTACACCGCTCCATCGCCTACCGGATCCTGCGGACTCTGGAATCCCACTCCCTGGTGATGCGCGACGACGCCGGCCGGGTTTCGGCCGCGCCCGGCCTCGCGGCGCTGGCGCGGGGCGTGTCGCGGGACCTGCAGTCGGCGGCGCTGCCCGAGCTCGGCGTGCTGGCCAACGAGCTGTCCATGACGGCCTTTGTTGCGGTCTGGGACCGGCAGAACTGCGTCACCCTGATGACCGTGGAACCCACCCACAGCCGCACCGCCCTCATCCAACGCCCGGGTACCCGGCACTCCTTCACTGCCGGCGCTCCCGGGATCGCGATCCAGTCCGCCATGACGGAAGAGCAGTGGGACCGGCTGGCCCCGGGGCAGAAGTACCGCAGCGAAAGCCGTGTGGCCCGTGAGCGCGGCTACG is a window of Arthrobacter sp. zg-Y1171 DNA encoding:
- a CDS encoding IclR family transcriptional regulator yields the protein MTPPEPTGAGSQSQTLSRGIRALELLADAEGALSIAELSERLGVHRSIAYRILRTLESHSLVMRDDAGRVSAAPGLAALARGVSRDLQSAALPELGVLANELSMTAFVAVWDRQNCVTLMTVEPTHSRTALIQRPGTRHSFTAGAPGIAIQSAMTEEQWDRLAPGQKYRSESRVARERGYAVSHNEVIEGVSAVAAPVTAAGQLPAAVSVVYFGSGKDEDAMGLRLAETARRIEAALR